Part of the Salinimonas lutimaris genome, GATATTCGTCATGTCATATATATAGGGCAATATGAAAAAGCTACCTGCCAGCAACTACCAGTCAGACCTTGCGTAAAACTAAAATCCAGTTGTGATACACTCATTTTTTTGTGCTTCAGCAGGTCACCTCATTGAGCTGGATCCTTCTTACCTTTTGTGCCGTTATTCTGCAAACCTTCAGAAATGCCTTTCAAAGTAAATTAAGCCAGCAGGGAGTTACGACTGCCGGGGTCACTTTGTCCCGCTTTTTACTTGCCCCACCCATTGCTGGTGCATATTTGTTTGGTTTGTATCAATGGCAGGATACAGCTATCCCGACGTTCTCATTATCATTCTGGGTGTATGTGGTGGGAGCAGCGTTTCTGCAAATGGCAGCCACATCACTGATGGTGATGCTGTTTAAACAACGCAATTTTGCAGTGGGAGCCGGGTTGGCCAAGAGCGAAGCACTGGTAGCCGGCGTGCTGGGAAGCTTATTTTTTGGTAGTGAATTAACCCTGTCGGGCTGGTTTGGGATTGGCATTGGAGCGGTTGCCGTCTTTGTATTAAGCGGCGCACGGCAAAAAGATACGCTAAGTCTTAAAGTTGTATTGATTGGACTGGCTTGCGGAACCTGCTTTGCACTGACCTCATTATTTGTGCGCGAAGCATCCCTCACTCTGAATATCGGTTTTCCCTACAATGCTGCATGGGTGCTACTTACCGTACTATGTATTCAGACTGTATGTCTGACGAGTTATGTTGGTCTTACTCAAAAACAGGCACTAACGGCACTATGGCAGTCTCGAACTTTACTGATGGCAACCAGTATCTGTAGTTGCCTAGGGTCTATCGCCTGGTTTGGTGCTATGGCGTTGCAGTATGTTGCCTACGTGAAAACGCTCGGGCAAACAGAAGTGCTGTTTACGATAGTGATTGCTACGGTGTGGTTGAAGCAAAAAGTTACCCGGGATGAAGTCTCCGGACTTTTGCTTATCGCTATTGCTGCTATCTTCGTGATGTGGCACTAAGTCACAGAT contains:
- a CDS encoding DMT family transporter, translating into MSWILLTFCAVILQTFRNAFQSKLSQQGVTTAGVTLSRFLLAPPIAGAYLFGLYQWQDTAIPTFSLSFWVYVVGAAFLQMAATSLMVMLFKQRNFAVGAGLAKSEALVAGVLGSLFFGSELTLSGWFGIGIGAVAVFVLSGARQKDTLSLKVVLIGLACGTCFALTSLFVREASLTLNIGFPYNAAWVLLTVLCIQTVCLTSYVGLTQKQALTALWQSRTLLMATSICSCLGSIAWFGAMALQYVAYVKTLGQTEVLFTIVIATVWLKQKVTRDEVSGLLLIAIAAIFVMWH